The following coding sequences lie in one Myxococcota bacterium genomic window:
- a CDS encoding Coq4 family protein, giving the protein MTAPASTAAESDSAPQAETKPTWYWRLDFDLLRQAAAIRKKDPTDFRSAVLFFFGFGGRDDGEILRRMRSHPEGKKVLADRIPLPDAVLRPELLKNLPKDTLGYQYWAHCRENQLDPLLISTESQKVASTFPATDEHRFVYDRYRDSHDLWHVLTGYGTDMAGEAGIIGWTYAQLRNRGFFLIFLLNATMCTLRGRPDVFRTAFRGVRHGKRSPLLLAVDWNRFLDRPIDAVRRELGLEVAAAYPVFHMADAPGAPPA; this is encoded by the coding sequence GTGACCGCCCCCGCCTCCACCGCTGCCGAATCCGACTCTGCGCCGCAGGCTGAGACGAAGCCCACCTGGTACTGGCGTTTGGACTTCGACCTGCTGCGCCAGGCGGCCGCGATCCGCAAGAAAGACCCCACCGACTTCCGCTCGGCGGTCCTCTTCTTCTTCGGTTTCGGGGGCCGCGACGACGGCGAGATCCTGCGACGCATGCGCAGCCACCCCGAGGGCAAGAAGGTCCTGGCGGACCGCATTCCGCTGCCCGACGCCGTACTGCGCCCCGAGCTCCTGAAGAACCTCCCCAAAGACACCCTCGGCTACCAGTACTGGGCTCACTGCCGCGAGAACCAGCTCGACCCCTTGCTCATCTCGACCGAGAGCCAGAAGGTCGCAAGCACCTTCCCCGCAACCGATGAGCATCGGTTCGTGTACGACCGGTATCGCGACAGCCACGATCTCTGGCACGTGCTCACCGGCTACGGCACCGACATGGCGGGCGAAGCCGGCATCATCGGCTGGACCTACGCACAGCTGCGCAACCGCGGCTTCTTCTTGATCTTTCTCTTGAATGCCACGATGTGCACGCTCCGAGGGCGGCCGGACGTGTTTCGTACCGCCTTCCGCGGTGTCCGCCATGGCAAGCGCTCGCCGCTGCTGCTCGCCGTCGATTGGAACCGCTTCCTCGACCGTCCGATCGACGCCGTTCGACGCGAGCTCGGCCTCGAGGTCGCAGCCGCCTACCCCGTGTTTCACATGGCCGACGCACCGGGCGCGCCACCGGCCTGA
- a CDS encoding SDR family oxidoreductase, with the protein MFDLSGRIALVTGAGRGIGAGIARTLASQGAHVIVNDLHAEPAERASAEIQAQGGQASSAAFDATRLEACRDAIVAAEQSAGPIDILVNNAGGTPGNAFPTPFIETPEDSWQQYLDLNFTSVLNCTRAVVEGMKERRFGRILSITSDAGRVGNFGSSVYGAAKAAADGFTRTLAKEVGRHGVTVNTVALGLIDTVPKEFLEGRGVEKSFATRRIGTPADVAAGVVYLASEEASWVTGQTLVINGGYLGA; encoded by the coding sequence ATGTTCGATCTGTCGGGAAGGATCGCGCTCGTGACGGGCGCGGGGCGGGGCATCGGTGCGGGGATCGCACGCACCCTCGCATCGCAGGGAGCCCACGTGATCGTCAACGATCTCCACGCGGAGCCAGCCGAGCGTGCGAGCGCCGAGATCCAGGCGCAAGGAGGCCAGGCGTCGTCCGCAGCGTTCGATGCGACGCGCCTCGAGGCCTGTCGCGATGCGATCGTCGCCGCAGAGCAGTCGGCGGGGCCGATCGACATCCTCGTCAACAATGCGGGCGGCACGCCCGGCAACGCCTTTCCGACCCCGTTCATCGAGACGCCGGAAGACTCCTGGCAGCAGTACCTCGATCTCAACTTCACGAGCGTGCTCAACTGCACCCGCGCGGTCGTCGAGGGGATGAAGGAGCGGCGCTTCGGACGGATCCTCTCGATCACCTCGGACGCCGGCCGCGTCGGCAACTTCGGATCGTCGGTCTACGGCGCCGCGAAGGCCGCCGCCGACGGCTTCACACGCACCCTCGCGAAAGAGGTCGGCCGCCACGGCGTGACCGTGAACACGGTTGCACTCGGCTTGATCGACACGGTGCCGAAGGAGTTCCTCGAGGGACGGGGCGTCGAGAAGTCCTTTGCCACCCGGCGGATCGGGACGCCCGCCGATGTCGCCGCCGGCGTCGTCTATCTCGCCTCCGAAGAAGCCAGCTGGGTCACGGGGCAGACCCTCGTGATCAACGGGGGCTACCTGGGCGCCTGA
- a CDS encoding TetR/AcrR family transcriptional regulator gives MSSPSPPDPRRRAPRQARSRVLVESLLEATRRILDEEGSEALTTNRIADVAGVSIGSLYQYFEDKEGLVDAIFLAEEERNLEQRVRWASEALELPLEEMFRFFIERIVAQHRRLLAMHAGLYHEHRKRTDMRILGDARMPPHPSGPHVVELFLQAWCQRHREEVRPENLEHAAFLVDRVGYAMIRETVDERPGYLEDPRFVDEMVELLVAYLRK, from the coding sequence ATGAGCAGTCCCTCACCTCCCGACCCGCGCCGACGCGCACCGCGTCAGGCGCGCTCCCGGGTGCTCGTGGAGAGTCTGCTCGAGGCGACGCGCCGCATCCTCGACGAAGAGGGCAGCGAGGCGCTGACGACGAACCGCATCGCCGACGTCGCGGGGGTGAGCATCGGTTCGCTCTACCAGTACTTCGAGGACAAGGAAGGGCTGGTGGACGCGATCTTCCTGGCCGAAGAGGAGCGCAATCTCGAACAGCGCGTGCGTTGGGCGAGCGAAGCGCTCGAGCTTCCGCTCGAGGAGATGTTCCGCTTCTTCATCGAACGGATCGTGGCCCAGCACCGACGCTTGCTGGCGATGCACGCCGGTCTGTACCACGAGCACCGCAAGCGCACCGACATGCGCATCCTCGGCGACGCGCGCATGCCGCCCCACCCGAGTGGACCCCACGTGGTCGAGCTCTTCTTGCAGGCGTGGTGTCAGCGCCACCGCGAGGAGGTCCGCCCCGAGAACCTGGAGCACGCAGCGTTCCTGGTCGACCGCGTCGGCTACGCCATGATCCGTGAAACGGTCGACGAGCGTCCCGGGTATCTCGAGGATCCCCGCTTCGTCGACGAGATGGTCGAGCTGCTCGTGGCCTACCTGCGGAAATAG